Proteins from a single region of Pelodiscus sinensis isolate JC-2024 chromosome 29, ASM4963464v1, whole genome shotgun sequence:
- the AOC3 gene encoding amine oxidase [copper-containing] 3 isoform X1, producing MNLKTVVILLVLALATIFALVWVLLTRGKAASCESQPPSSQGGEHGDQSLVFADLTPKEMVEVVTYLHDNLGVSLVDASQANPSDNCIYYVDVQLPPKAEVLAFLDRNGSQPARQALAVVYFGNQSDPNITEYVVGPLPRPTAHRDVTVRKYGGKLPYHRRPVTEREYKKIDLFLHREFSKAPRLLRECCEYDGTNFVTFTTVPRGFQSGDRATWFVVFQNAYGRGYYLHPVGLEMLVNHSSLDLSQWRVSQVFYNGKYYEDMAQLESGFIQGNVNDVKVKKVRPEEKYGSMRPTGTQSLPGPLPYQPRGPRYCIHHNHVLFQAWSFSFGMDVNTGPRLFDIRFNGERVVYELSLQEALALYGSNCPGGMVTRYMDGSFGIGKLAFELVRGVDCPYTATYVDRHYLVESETPKVNKNVMCVFEHNTAVPLRRHFSNTESLYYGGLVKYALVLRAISTLLNYDYVWDFIFYQNGAMEVKVHATGYISSSFLYGEGTDYGSRVGEHTLGTMHNHLINYKVDLDIGGLKNSLVAHDMTFDAVQAPWSPEHQIHRPRLTKTVLDTEDKAVFPLHSKMPRYIHFATNLENKWGHQRGYRIQIVSFAGDHLPEASSMERSISWGRYKLAVTKRKEEEPTSSSIYNQNDPWTPTVAFADFINNETIVNEDLVAWISVGFLHVPHSEDVPNTVTVGNGVGFFLRPYNYFNEDPSSHSADGVYFRSDQDLGSCEVSHLACLSKSTALCSPVLPPFTYSGFQNQTGA from the exons ATGAACCTGAAAACGGTCGTCATCCTCCTGGTTCTGGCGCTCGCCACAATATTCGCGCTGGTCTGGGTGCTGCTGACGAGAGGGAAGGCAGCCAGCTGCGAGTCCCAGCCCCCGAGCAGTCAGGGGGGAGAGCACGGGGACCAGAGCCTGGTCTTCGCCGATCTGACGCCAAAAGAAATGGTGGAGGTGGTGACGTATCTCCACGACAACCTTGGGGTGTCCTTGGTAGATGCCTCTCAGGCAAACCCCTCTGATAACTGCATTTACTACGTCGACGTGCAGCTGCCCCCCAAGGCCGAGGTGCTGGCCTTCTTGGACCGTAACGGCAGCCAACCGGCCCGGCAGGCGCTGGCAGTGGTGTACTTCGGAAACCAATCAGATCCAAATATCACGGAGTACGTGGTGGGTCCCCTGCCCCGGCCGACGGCTCATCGGGACGTCACGGTGCGGAAATACGGCGGGAAGCTGCCGTACCACCGCCGGCCGGTGACAGAGAGGGAATACAAGAAGATCGACCTTTTCCTCCACCGGGAGTTCTCCAAAGCCCCACGCTTGCTCAGGGAGTGCTGTGAATACGATGGGACCAATTTTGTTACCTTCACCACGGTTCCCCGGGGGTTCCAGTCGGGTGATCGCGCCACATGGTTTGTTGTGTTCCAGAATGCGTACGGCAGGGGCTACTACCTGCAcccggtggggctggagatgctggTTAACCACagcagcctggacctctcccagtGGAGGGTAAGCCAAGTGTTCTACAACGGGAAGTACTACGAAGACATGGCGCAGCTGGAGAGCGGGTTCATTCAAGGCAACGTGAACGACGTCAAAGTTAAAAAAGTCCGACCGGAGGAGAAATATGGTTCCATGAGGCCCACAGGGACCCAATCCCTACCAGGCCCTTTGCCGTATCAGCCTCGTGGGCCCCGCTACTGCATCCATCATAATCACGTCCTTTTCCAGGCCTGGAGTTTCTCCTTCGGGATGGACGTGAACACAGGCCCGCGGCTGTTTGACATCCGGTTCAACGGAGAGAGGGTTGTCTATGAGCTGTCTCTCCAAGAAGCTCTTGCACTCTATGGCTCCAATTGTCCCGGGGGGATGGTGACGCGCTATATGGACGGGAGCTTTGGCATCGGGAAGCTGGCGTTTGAGCTGGTCCGAGGCGTTGACTGCCCCTACACAGCCACCTATGTGGACAGACACTATTTAGTCGAGTCGGAGACCCCTAAAGTGAATAAAAACGTCATGTGTGTTTTCGAACACAACACGGCCGTCCCGCTGCGGCGCCATTTCTCCAACACGGAGTCCCTATACTATGGGGGTCTGGTGAAATACGCGCTTGTTCTCAGGGCCATTTCCACGCTCCTAAACTATGACTACGTTTGGGACTTCATCTTCTACCAGAACGGAGCGATGGAAGTGAAAGTCCACGCCACGGGCTACATTAGCTCCTCCTTTCTCTACGGCGAGGGCACGGACTATGGCAGCCGGGTCGGGGAACACACTCTCGGGACAATGCACAACCACCTCATCAACTATAAGGTGGACTTGGATATTGGAg GACTAAAGAATTCTCTGGTGGCCCATGACATGACGTTCGATGCCGTGCAGGCTCCGTGGAGCCCGGAGCACCAGATCCACCGGCCACGCCTCACCAAGAcagtcctggacaccgaggacaAGGCCGTGTTCCCGCTGCATTCCAAGATGCCCAGATACATCCACTTTGCCACCAACCTGGAAAACAAGTGGGGCCACCAGCGCGGCTACAGGATCCAGATCGTCAGCTTTGCCGGGGACCACCTGCCAGAAGCCAGTTCCATGGAGCGGTCCATCAGCTGGGGGAG GTACAAACTGGCCGTCACCAAACGGAAAGAGGAGGAACCGACAAGTAGCAGCATCTACAACCAGAACGACCCCTGGACGCCCACCGTGGCCTTCGCTGACTTCATAAACAATGAGACCATCGTAAACGAG GACCTGGTTGCCTGGATTTCAGTTGGTTTCCTGCATGTCCCGCACTCGGAGGATGTCCCTAACACGGTGACAGTGGGGAATGGAGTCGGCTTTTTCCTGAGACCCTACAACTATTTCAACGAAGACCCCTCTAGTCACTCCGCTGATGGCGTCTATTTCAGAAGTGACCAGGACCTCGGCAGCTGTGAAGTCAGCCATCTTGCCTGCCTCTCCAAGTCGACGGCCTTGTGCTCACCAGTTCTGCCCCCATTCACCTACAGTGGCTTCCAGAACCAGACAGGGGCCTGA
- the AOC3 gene encoding amine oxidase [copper-containing] 3 isoform X2 — MTFDAVQAPWSPEHQIHRPRLTKTVLDTEDKAVFPLHSKMPRYIHFATNLENKWGHQRGYRIQIVSFAGDHLPEASSMERSISWGRYKLAVTKRKEEEPTSSSIYNQNDPWTPTVAFADFINNETIVNEDLVAWISVGFLHVPHSEDVPNTVTVGNGVGFFLRPYNYFNEDPSSHSADGVYFRSDQDLGSCEVSHLACLSKSTALCSPVLPPFTYSGFQNQTGA, encoded by the exons ATGACGTTCGATGCCGTGCAGGCTCCGTGGAGCCCGGAGCACCAGATCCACCGGCCACGCCTCACCAAGAcagtcctggacaccgaggacaAGGCCGTGTTCCCGCTGCATTCCAAGATGCCCAGATACATCCACTTTGCCACCAACCTGGAAAACAAGTGGGGCCACCAGCGCGGCTACAGGATCCAGATCGTCAGCTTTGCCGGGGACCACCTGCCAGAAGCCAGTTCCATGGAGCGGTCCATCAGCTGGGGGAG GTACAAACTGGCCGTCACCAAACGGAAAGAGGAGGAACCGACAAGTAGCAGCATCTACAACCAGAACGACCCCTGGACGCCCACCGTGGCCTTCGCTGACTTCATAAACAATGAGACCATCGTAAACGAG GACCTGGTTGCCTGGATTTCAGTTGGTTTCCTGCATGTCCCGCACTCGGAGGATGTCCCTAACACGGTGACAGTGGGGAATGGAGTCGGCTTTTTCCTGAGACCCTACAACTATTTCAACGAAGACCCCTCTAGTCACTCCGCTGATGGCGTCTATTTCAGAAGTGACCAGGACCTCGGCAGCTGTGAAGTCAGCCATCTTGCCTGCCTCTCCAAGTCGACGGCCTTGTGCTCACCAGTTCTGCCCCCATTCACCTACAGTGGCTTCCAGAACCAGACAGGGGCCTGA